A stretch of Rhodohalobacter mucosus DNA encodes these proteins:
- a CDS encoding TlpA family protein disulfide reductase, translated as MRLDPKYFNLFIAICALLTLIVIIYGTINYSNQQALEFRDNLEAVQLDTLSFNRFNSDEIISLTQFEGEPVIIQFWSTWSGKSIGVNRFLDEYIDVHPSLRVVAAIVRDGDEQVSRYLSENNHDFIIVQGTEFFQEILIPGVPSQILISRSGTLFDAQVGDDIDALRTKLDSLLRDGT; from the coding sequence ATGCGACTGGACCCCAAATATTTCAACCTGTTTATTGCCATTTGCGCACTGCTCACGCTGATTGTGATCATCTATGGTACTATCAACTACAGCAACCAGCAGGCACTCGAATTTCGCGACAATCTGGAGGCCGTACAGCTCGATACGCTCTCATTCAACCGCTTCAACAGTGATGAAATCATATCCCTTACACAGTTTGAGGGCGAACCGGTGATTATCCAGTTCTGGTCCACATGGTCGGGCAAGTCGATTGGGGTGAACCGGTTTCTGGATGAGTATATTGATGTGCATCCCTCACTCAGGGTGGTCGCTGCCATTGTACGTGACGGCGATGAACAGGTAAGCCGCTATCTTTCAGAGAATAATCATGACTTTATCATCGTGCAGGGAACCGAATTTTTTCAGGAGATTCTCATTCCGGGCGTACCCTCGCAAATTCTGATCAGCCGGTCGGGAACGTTGTTCGACGCTCAGGTGGGTGACGATATCGACGCCCTTCGCACAAAACTGGACAGCCTGTTGCGCGATGGCACTTAA
- a CDS encoding bifunctional folylpolyglutamate synthase/dihydrofolate synthase, protein MRFETIEQVEKYLESIPKFGLTGSGAANFNLDRMIRFCSRLGNPQDRFPCIHVAGTNGKGTVCQMLAAVYQTAGYRTGLYTSPHLLDVKERFRINAEEIDDSSLLAFFRENDALIAEEKLTYFELTTVIAFWYFSREKVDIAILETGLGGRLDATNVVNPLVSVITSIGMDHADILGDSIEKIAAEKAGIIKPGKPFVIGNLKKKAREVICRIAAEKGAECLEADTARPVVEDDTFQFEGTGRYKGVRFHSSAEGRKRIDAINAAMTMMATERACERLMVKPEAITEGIERLNSLFPRHAHFERLLPDVEWYFDGAHNAESVEILIDELLSRAPAHEWTVVLSFMSDKLTGEVASLWNRFPRILYYVQDRERAAREEQMKRHFPEGEQITDLKEVFSREQELSKSELVIFSGSFYFYEKIRRWMGTMSA, encoded by the coding sequence ATGCGATTTGAAACAATCGAACAGGTGGAGAAGTATCTGGAGTCCATTCCCAAATTCGGGTTAACAGGATCGGGAGCAGCCAATTTCAACCTCGACCGGATGATTCGTTTCTGCAGCCGTCTGGGGAATCCGCAGGATCGTTTTCCGTGCATTCATGTGGCAGGAACCAATGGCAAGGGAACCGTTTGCCAGATGCTGGCTGCAGTCTATCAGACGGCAGGTTATCGAACAGGTCTTTACACCTCACCCCATCTGCTGGATGTGAAGGAGAGGTTCCGGATCAATGCAGAGGAGATCGATGACAGCTCACTTCTTGCATTTTTCCGGGAGAACGATGCCCTTATCGCGGAAGAGAAGCTGACTTATTTTGAACTGACCACCGTGATCGCATTCTGGTATTTCAGCCGCGAGAAGGTGGATATCGCCATCCTTGAAACGGGACTCGGCGGGAGGCTGGATGCGACAAATGTAGTGAATCCGCTCGTGTCGGTCATAACCTCCATTGGTATGGATCATGCGGATATTCTTGGAGATTCGATCGAAAAAATCGCCGCAGAAAAAGCCGGAATCATCAAGCCCGGCAAACCGTTCGTGATTGGAAATTTGAAGAAGAAGGCGCGTGAGGTGATCTGCAGGATCGCTGCTGAAAAAGGGGCTGAGTGTCTCGAAGCGGATACGGCGCGCCCTGTAGTGGAGGATGACACGTTTCAGTTCGAAGGAACAGGACGGTACAAAGGTGTCCGGTTTCACAGCAGCGCTGAGGGCAGAAAGCGGATCGATGCGATCAATGCAGCCATGACGATGATGGCAACAGAAAGAGCCTGTGAACGTTTAATGGTAAAGCCGGAAGCAATAACAGAGGGAATTGAGCGTCTCAATTCACTTTTTCCCCGTCATGCACACTTTGAGCGGCTTCTGCCGGATGTAGAATGGTACTTTGACGGAGCCCATAATGCAGAGTCCGTAGAGATATTGATTGATGAACTGCTTTCAAGGGCACCGGCGCATGAATGGACAGTTGTTTTGAGCTTCATGAGCGACAAACTGACCGGGGAGGTCGCATCGCTGTGGAACAGATTCCCCCGGATCCTGTATTATGTGCAGGATCGTGAGCGGGCGGCGAGGGAGGAACAGATGAAACGCCATTTTCCGGAAGGAGAGCAGATAACAGACCTGAAGGAGGTTTTCAGCAGAGAACAGGAGCTCTCAAAATCAGAATTAGTAATTTTTAGCGGAAGTTTTTACTTTTATGAAAAGATACGGCGCTGGATGGGAACCATGTCCGCCTGA
- a CDS encoding PIN domain-containing protein, with translation MISLLNKRDSHHLWATQRLNQMDEPMTIVTASVTEVLFILKRMGVTAAHFFNWVDEGILVVENPYPEKKELIHRLYGKYSDIPVSFADICLLAAAYSNSNVSVFTLDSDFLLFRNSKGKPLDLISPFA, from the coding sequence ATGATATCTCTTTTGAATAAAAGAGATTCGCACCATCTCTGGGCCACCCAACGCCTGAATCAAATGGATGAACCCATGACCATTGTCACGGCATCCGTTACGGAAGTTCTTTTTATTCTTAAAAGAATGGGTGTTACGGCTGCGCATTTTTTTAACTGGGTAGATGAAGGCATCCTGGTTGTCGAAAATCCTTATCCGGAAAAGAAAGAGCTCATTCACAGACTTTACGGTAAGTACAGTGATATCCCTGTTTCTTTTGCGGATATTTGTCTGCTCGCCGCGGCTTATTCCAATTCAAATGTATCTGTTTTTACACTCGACAGCGATTTTCTGTTATTCAGGAATTCAAAAGGAAAACCACTGGATCTCATTTCACCTTTTGCCTGA
- the dnaB gene encoding replicative DNA helicase, with protein sequence MTKKPHKYSAPAEASDVEEIILATMLMDNGIIPEVSELLQEEDFYTERHRIYFKQIVHLHDSGRVVDLLTLESRLKQINQFKGEEDSARLSDILISAGSSSNIKYYCQIVKEKSILRDLFRFGTEISALSVNPATDAFDLIDQTEKKAFELSSQTYSRKSSEVSSELVSVIKKIDELRRNPTDITGVVSSLDTDKLTGGWQPGELIIIAARPSMGKTAFMLTCARNALARNESNINGVAIFSLEMSNEALTKRLLTMEARVNALDATRGRLDDIQMKSLYRAAENLSSLKIILDDTPSISISELRSKCRRIKSEHDVGLIVVDYLQLMQAGSDEVYNREQEIAAISRGLKSIAKELNIPVIVLSQLSRAVEQRGGDKRPQLSDLRESGSIEQDADLVIFLYRPEYYGITTTSEGRPTEGLAEAIIAKQRNGPTGTVTVRFIKEYARFENLINE encoded by the coding sequence ATGACAAAAAAGCCGCATAAATATTCAGCACCAGCAGAGGCTTCGGATGTAGAAGAAATTATTTTGGCAACCATGCTGATGGACAATGGAATCATTCCGGAAGTTTCTGAACTACTGCAGGAAGAAGATTTTTATACTGAAAGACACCGGATTTATTTTAAGCAAATCGTCCATCTGCATGACTCCGGACGAGTTGTTGACCTTTTAACCCTTGAAAGCAGGTTAAAGCAAATCAATCAGTTTAAAGGGGAAGAAGATTCAGCACGTCTTTCAGATATCTTGATAAGCGCAGGTTCCTCTTCCAACATCAAATATTATTGCCAGATTGTTAAGGAGAAATCAATTCTTAGAGATCTTTTTAGGTTCGGAACGGAGATATCTGCTCTTTCTGTGAATCCCGCAACTGATGCTTTTGATTTGATTGATCAAACAGAAAAGAAAGCGTTTGAACTCTCATCTCAAACCTATTCAAGAAAATCGTCAGAAGTTTCTTCAGAATTGGTGAGTGTAATTAAAAAGATCGACGAACTTAGAAGAAACCCAACGGATATTACGGGGGTTGTATCGAGTCTTGATACTGATAAGCTAACTGGTGGTTGGCAGCCGGGAGAGCTCATTATCATCGCTGCACGGCCTTCTATGGGGAAAACTGCTTTTATGCTGACATGCGCCAGAAATGCACTGGCAAGAAATGAAAGCAACATAAATGGGGTCGCAATTTTTAGTCTTGAGATGAGTAACGAAGCGTTAACCAAGAGACTGTTAACGATGGAAGCCAGGGTTAACGCCCTAGATGCTACCAGAGGAAGGTTGGATGACATTCAAATGAAATCTCTCTACCGTGCAGCCGAAAATCTGTCGAGCTTAAAAATCATTTTAGATGACACACCCTCCATCAGTATCAGTGAGCTCCGGTCAAAATGCAGACGGATAAAATCCGAACATGATGTTGGTTTGATCGTGGTGGATTACTTACAGTTGATGCAGGCGGGATCTGACGAAGTCTATAACAGGGAACAGGAAATTGCTGCCATAAGCAGGGGGTTAAAGTCTATAGCTAAAGAGCTGAATATTCCGGTCATTGTGCTTTCTCAGCTTAGCAGGGCAGTTGAGCAAAGGGGTGGTGATAAAAGGCCTCAACTAAGTGATTTACGGGAATCCGGTTCTATAGAGCAGGATGCTGACCTGGTAATCTTTTTGTACAGACCGGAATACTACGGCATTACTACGACAAGTGAGGGGAGGCCAACGGAAGGACTGGCTGAAGCTATCATTGCAAAGCAACGAAATGGACCTACGGGTACCGTTACCGTGCGTTTTATTAAGGAGTATGCGAGGTTTGAAAATTTGATAAATGAATAG
- a CDS encoding gluconate 2-dehydrogenase subunit 3 family protein yields MEKIDRKEAIKRAAALMGGVVFAPSILGVLKGCTASPGPWQPELFSSRQAAFTTAMANTILPGAAEQGVPAFIESMVKDIYTEEQREMYIDAMDTLIEKCVVETGSDFAELDEQAQFDFATIENTNAVEAGYAEGPQFFLILKELTMVGFFTSEYGATQVLRYQEIPGVYQGCIPFEDVGKTWATS; encoded by the coding sequence ATGGAAAAAATCGACAGAAAAGAAGCGATCAAACGAGCCGCGGCACTGATGGGGGGCGTGGTTTTTGCTCCCAGCATCCTGGGTGTTCTGAAAGGATGTACCGCATCGCCCGGGCCCTGGCAGCCTGAACTGTTCAGTTCGCGACAGGCGGCGTTTACTACAGCCATGGCCAACACCATTCTACCCGGCGCCGCCGAGCAGGGCGTCCCTGCATTTATCGAAAGCATGGTGAAGGATATCTATACCGAAGAGCAGCGTGAGATGTATATTGACGCCATGGACACACTTATCGAGAAATGCGTTGTTGAAACCGGCAGCGACTTTGCGGAGCTTGATGAGCAGGCACAATTTGATTTTGCAACGATTGAAAACACAAATGCAGTTGAAGCCGGATATGCGGAAGGCCCGCAGTTTTTCCTGATTCTGAAGGAACTCACCATGGTAGGATTCTTTACATCGGAATACGGGGCTACGCAGGTGCTCAGGTATCAGGAAATACCGGGTGTTTACCAGGGGTGCATACCGTTTGAGGATGTGGGTAAAACCTGGGCCACAAGCTGA
- the rho gene encoding transcription termination factor Rho, with amino-acid sequence MSENQTDLDSRIDFDNLYQKKLPELKEIAKAMGIKGVSTLRKQPLIDRIKNAAGGDQKSSTGAGSGEESGPMSVQDAVYGAQSHIQTYDEPGKSGGDRKRRNKGGQDNRHQNKKPNKNHVSNVLPESDAPTLQERLNDIIPELGKFLLNEGTLEILPDGYGFLRSVNYNYKASPDDIYVSPSQIKRFRLKQGDCVIGIIRPPKVGERYFALLRVEGVNGKIPRDMDNRGDFEDLLPVYPDMRYKLENKPSEYTTRLIDLFAPIGKGQRGIIVAQPKTGKTTILRNIANAVNVNHPDTKIMILLIDERPEEVTEMQRTVKDAEVVASTFDEKPENHIGLSEIVFEKAKRLVESGQDVLLLMDSITRLARAYNVAGSTSGRTMTGGVDSEALKAPRQLFSSARNIENGGSLTIIATALVETGSRMDDVIFEEFKGTGNMELVLDRRLAERRIFPAIDIFKSGTRREELIVSDEEREKVVLLRRYLNNHNPFEAMEFLLDKMKGTRNNDEFLISMNK; translated from the coding sequence ATGTCGGAGAATCAGACCGATCTCGATTCACGTATCGATTTCGATAATTTATATCAAAAAAAGCTACCTGAACTGAAGGAAATTGCGAAAGCAATGGGGATCAAAGGCGTTTCCACCCTTCGAAAACAACCGCTTATTGACAGGATAAAGAATGCGGCCGGAGGTGACCAAAAATCATCAACGGGAGCCGGTTCAGGTGAAGAAAGCGGCCCGATGTCCGTACAGGATGCTGTTTACGGAGCACAGTCTCATATTCAGACCTACGATGAACCCGGTAAATCCGGCGGCGACAGAAAACGCAGAAACAAGGGCGGACAGGATAACCGCCATCAGAACAAGAAGCCGAATAAAAATCATGTAAGCAATGTGCTTCCGGAATCGGACGCGCCCACGCTTCAGGAGCGTCTGAACGATATCATACCGGAACTGGGCAAGTTTCTGCTGAACGAAGGTACCCTTGAAATTCTGCCTGACGGATACGGTTTTCTGCGATCGGTGAACTATAACTACAAAGCCAGCCCTGACGATATTTACGTATCACCCTCACAGATCAAGCGATTCCGCCTCAAGCAGGGCGATTGCGTTATCGGGATTATTCGTCCGCCCAAAGTGGGTGAGCGTTATTTTGCGCTGCTTCGTGTGGAAGGCGTGAACGGTAAAATTCCGCGCGATATGGACAACCGCGGTGATTTTGAGGATCTGCTGCCCGTCTATCCCGATATGCGGTACAAGCTGGAGAACAAACCCTCTGAATACACCACGCGATTGATCGACCTTTTTGCACCTATCGGCAAGGGACAGCGCGGGATTATTGTGGCTCAACCCAAGACCGGAAAGACAACCATACTGCGGAACATTGCCAATGCGGTAAATGTGAACCACCCGGATACCAAGATTATGATCCTGCTGATCGATGAGCGCCCCGAAGAGGTGACCGAGATGCAGCGCACGGTAAAGGATGCGGAAGTGGTAGCCTCCACATTTGACGAGAAACCCGAAAACCACATTGGACTGTCCGAAATCGTCTTTGAAAAAGCGAAACGCCTGGTAGAGAGCGGTCAGGATGTGCTGCTGCTGATGGACTCCATTACGCGCCTTGCGCGAGCCTACAACGTGGCGGGAAGCACATCCGGACGAACCATGACCGGCGGTGTGGATTCCGAAGCGCTCAAGGCCCCGCGTCAGCTTTTCAGTTCCGCACGGAACATTGAGAACGGAGGCAGCCTCACCATCATCGCCACCGCCCTGGTGGAAACCGGCTCGCGAATGGATGACGTGATTTTTGAGGAGTTTAAGGGTACGGGTAACATGGAGCTGGTTCTGGACCGGCGTTTGGCAGAACGGCGCATCTTTCCCGCTATCGACATCTTCAAAAGCGGTACCCGCCGCGAAGAGCTGATCGTCTCCGATGAGGAGAGAGAAAAAGTTGTCCTGCTTCGCCGCTACCTGAACAACCACAACCCGTTTGAGGCGATGGAGTTCCTGCTCGACAAGATGAAAGGAACCAGGAACAATGACGAGTTTCTGATTTCGATGAATAAGTAA
- a CDS encoding aminotransferase class IV → MALNPPTDSGYVMLNGKILPRDGARISPEMNGIYHGTGAFETMLSDRGAIFRFEDHVQRLQRGLQYLELQSDAFQDAEYLRGDVEKLLDANGLQEKRSRVRIQVSEAGDGGYSTQAPLPGITLITADELPDAAVNPVRLVTSPVRTIPSASRPAELKLSNMLHYRDAMRRAKRKGADDALLLSTGGRVAETAIANIFWFRKGIIRTPSPACDILPGIMRDALKRMVKESFVEQFEMEEGGFHPEDLHGAECAWITNSVRGITPVSSLDETNFETEHPSFMYLKKKMSGYIKAGLE, encoded by the coding sequence ATGGCACTTAATCCCCCTACAGACTCCGGATACGTAATGCTAAACGGGAAGATCCTGCCCAGAGACGGGGCGCGGATATCACCCGAAATGAACGGCATCTATCACGGAACGGGCGCATTCGAAACCATGCTATCCGATCGCGGGGCCATCTTCCGGTTCGAGGATCACGTACAGCGACTGCAGCGGGGCCTGCAGTACCTCGAACTGCAATCGGACGCATTTCAAGATGCCGAATATTTGCGAGGTGATGTGGAGAAGCTGCTTGATGCAAACGGACTGCAGGAGAAGCGCTCGCGGGTCAGAATTCAGGTATCGGAAGCCGGCGACGGCGGGTACTCGACACAGGCACCGCTCCCCGGCATCACCCTCATAACCGCAGATGAATTGCCTGATGCGGCCGTGAATCCTGTTCGCCTGGTAACCTCTCCGGTCCGCACCATACCGTCCGCATCCAGGCCAGCAGAACTGAAACTGAGCAACATGCTTCACTACCGTGACGCAATGCGCCGTGCCAAACGAAAGGGCGCGGATGATGCACTGCTGTTATCAACTGGCGGAAGGGTTGCCGAAACCGCCATTGCAAATATTTTCTGGTTCAGGAAAGGCATAATCCGGACACCCTCACCGGCATGCGATATCCTGCCCGGAATCATGAGGGATGCGCTGAAACGGATGGTGAAGGAGTCTTTTGTGGAGCAGTTTGAAATGGAGGAAGGCGGTTTTCATCCGGAAGATCTTCATGGTGCAGAGTGCGCATGGATCACCAACAGCGTTAGGGGTATCACTCCCGTATCAAGTTTGGATGAAACAAATTTTGAAACAGAACATCCTTCATTTATGTACCTCAAAAAGAAGATGTCCGGCTACATAAAAGCGGGTTTGGAATGA
- a CDS encoding MFS transporter — translation MSISPQPRPKLGFWEIWNMSFGFLGIQFGFALQNANVSRIFETLGANVDLIPLLWLAAPVTGLVIQPIVGYFSDRTWTRLGRRRPYFLWGAIFASAALIVMPNSPVLWVAAGMLWILDASINISMEPFRAFVGDTLPSEQRTKGFAMQSFFIGTGAVVASALPWMMTNWFNVANTAPEGVIPPSVKWSFYIGGVVFLLAVMWTVFRSHEYSPDELEAFEAYDDLQISGADEAKRDIPIEAGEGKKKVTFGNIALLAGLLLSYWVWSGSYDSELYILTVGTAVLGLVSLMAGFLQKSGNTSQGLVVVVHDFLTMPKTMVQLAVVQFFSWFALFAMWIYTTAAVTSHIYGTSDTTSILYNEGADWVGILFAVYNGFAAVIAFALAPMAKATSRKIVHAIALIAGGLSLISIYFMPNPNLLIIPMIGIGLAWASILAMPYAILAGSLPASKMGLYMGIFNFFIVIPQIIAASMLGYITRNWFEGEAIYSLMLGGGAMIIAAASMYFVDDVDNPDA, via the coding sequence ATGAGCATCTCTCCTCAGCCGCGTCCCAAACTTGGTTTCTGGGAAATATGGAACATGAGTTTCGGATTTCTGGGTATTCAGTTTGGGTTTGCACTCCAGAATGCAAACGTGAGCCGTATTTTTGAAACGCTTGGTGCCAATGTAGACCTGATTCCGCTTCTATGGCTCGCGGCTCCGGTTACCGGCCTTGTCATTCAGCCGATTGTCGGATATTTCAGCGACCGGACCTGGACCCGTCTTGGTCGCAGGCGACCCTATTTTCTATGGGGAGCCATTTTTGCCTCTGCGGCGCTTATTGTGATGCCCAATTCTCCCGTTCTCTGGGTGGCTGCGGGGATGCTCTGGATCCTGGATGCATCCATCAACATCTCCATGGAACCGTTTCGTGCATTTGTGGGCGATACGCTGCCGTCCGAACAGCGCACCAAGGGTTTTGCCATGCAAAGTTTTTTTATCGGAACCGGTGCCGTGGTCGCATCCGCGCTTCCCTGGATGATGACCAACTGGTTCAATGTGGCCAACACCGCTCCGGAAGGGGTGATACCGCCGTCCGTGAAGTGGTCGTTCTACATTGGAGGTGTGGTCTTTCTGCTGGCGGTTATGTGGACCGTTTTTCGCTCCCACGAATACTCACCGGATGAGCTGGAAGCTTTTGAAGCGTACGATGATTTACAAATAAGCGGAGCTGATGAAGCAAAACGGGATATCCCGATCGAAGCCGGGGAAGGGAAAAAGAAAGTGACGTTTGGAAACATCGCACTCCTTGCGGGATTGTTGCTCTCGTACTGGGTCTGGTCGGGGAGTTACGACAGTGAGCTCTACATCCTCACCGTGGGCACGGCCGTGCTGGGGCTGGTATCTCTGATGGCAGGGTTCCTTCAGAAATCCGGCAATACAAGCCAGGGTTTGGTGGTTGTGGTTCACGATTTTCTGACCATGCCCAAAACCATGGTGCAGCTCGCGGTGGTACAGTTCTTCTCCTGGTTTGCACTTTTTGCAATGTGGATCTATACAACCGCAGCCGTTACATCCCACATCTATGGAACCAGCGACACCACATCCATTCTATACAACGAGGGAGCCGACTGGGTGGGAATTCTATTCGCTGTTTACAACGGTTTCGCGGCCGTCATTGCCTTTGCGCTGGCGCCTATGGCAAAAGCAACCAGCCGCAAGATTGTTCATGCCATTGCGCTGATTGCGGGCGGACTCAGCCTGATATCGATCTACTTCATGCCGAACCCAAATCTTCTCATCATTCCGATGATCGGAATCGGCCTTGCCTGGGCCAGCATCCTTGCTATGCCCTACGCCATCCTGGCCGGGTCACTCCCCGCGAGTAAAATGGGACTCTACATGGGAATTTTTAACTTCTTCATCGTGATCCCGCAAATTATCGCGGCCAGCATGCTGGGTTATATCACGCGCAACTGGTTTGAAGGGGAGGCGATCTACTCCCTGATGCTGGGAGGTGGCGCCATGATCATTGCCGCTGCATCGATGTATTTTGTAGATGATGTGGATAACCCGGATGCGTGA